The Arvicola amphibius chromosome 11, mArvAmp1.2, whole genome shotgun sequence genome has a segment encoding these proteins:
- the Rpl22l1 gene encoding 60S ribosomal protein L22-like 1 — translation MAPQKDKKPKKSTWRFHLDLTHPVEDGIFDSGNFEQFLREKVKVNGKTGNLGNVVHIERLKNKITVVSEKQFSKRYLKYLTKKYLKKNNLRDWLRVVASDKETYELRYFQISQDEDGSESED, via the exons ATGGCGCCG CAGAAAGACAAGAAACCTAAGAAGTCAACCTGGAGGTTCCATTTGGACCTCACTCATCCGGTGGAAGATGGGATTTTTGATTCTGGGAACTTC GAACAGTTTCTCCGGGAGAAGGTTAAAGTCAATGGGAAAACTGGAAATCTTGGAAATGTTGTTCACATTGAACGCTTGAAGAATAAAATCACAGTTGTTTCTGAGAAACAGTTCTCTAAAAG GTATTTGAAATATCTTACCAAGAAATACCTTAAGAAGAATAATCTCCGTGATTGGCTTCGTGTGGTTGCATCTGACAAGGAGACCTACGAACTTCGCTATTTCCAGATTAGTCAGGATGAAGATGGCTCAGAGTCTGAAGATTAG